The following nucleotide sequence is from uncultured Roseateles sp..
CTGGCGATCGACCGCGACAGCTTCATCCAATCGGTCCACGGAGGCTATGCCACGGCGGCCGGCAGCTTTCTCCCGCCTGGCATCTGGGGGCATGACGCCGGCTTGAAAACCGTTCAGGACCTGGAGCGCGCCCGGCAGCTGGTCAAGGATGCCGGCTATGACGGCAGCGAGCTGAGCCTGTTCGCCACCGCACGCAGCAGCGACATCAAGCGTGCCGTCGAATTGCTGCAGGCCGACTGGGCCCAGATCGGCGTCAAGGTCAAGCCGCAGCTGATGGAGTTGGGCGAGCTGTACAAACGCACCGGCAAGGCCGAGCATGACCTGGCCCTGGTGAGCTGGTTCAGCGACAACGGCGACCCCGACAACTTCTTCACCCCCAACCTCAGCTGCGCGGCGGCCGAAGGGGGCAGCAACAAGTCGCACTGGTGCCACAAGGGCTTCGATGACTTGTTGGGGGCGGCGCGAGCCACGGCCGATCTGCGCAAGCGCAAGGAGCTGTATCGCAAGGCACAGCGCCTGCTGTTCGACGAGACGGGCCTGATACCGCTGACCAACAAGCAGGATGTCTTTGCCGTCAGCAAGCGCATCAAGGGCTTTCTCGCCACACCGTTCGGCGGCAGCGAGTTCCGCTTCGTCAGCCCGAACTAGTTTCTCTCCTCACGAAGACCATGCTCAGTTTCTTTCTCAAACGCCTGGGGCTGGTGATTCCGACCTTCATCGGCATCACCCTGCTGGCGTTCTCGCTGATTCACCTGATTCCCGGTGATCCGGTCCAGGTGATGGCCGGCGAGCGCCGGCTGGACCCTGCCTTCTACGCCGAGACCCTGCACCGCTTGGGCCTGGACCGGCCGCTTTACGAGCAGTACGGCCTCTATCTGTGGAAGGCCCTGCACCTGGACCTGGGCGAGTCCTTCGTCACCCACGAGGGCGTGTGGAGCGAGTTCCTGAAGCTGTTCCCGGCCACCGTCGAGCTGGCCTTCTGCGCGCTGCTGTTCGCCACCGTTGTCGGTCTGCTGGCCGGCGTGCTGGCCGCGATCAAGCGCGGCACCATCCTCGACCATGGCGTGATGGGCATCTCGCTGACCGGCTTCTCCATGCCCATCTTCTGGTGGGGGCTGCTGCTGATCATGTTCTTCTCGGTCGCCATGCGCGACATCGCGCCCGACTTCGCACTGCCGGTGTCGGGTCGCATGGCGCTGGAGTTCGACATCACGCCGCGCAGCGGCTTCATGCTGATCGACGCCTGGCTGTCCGGCGAGGCGGGGGCCTTCAAGTCGGCGCTGTCGCACCTGGTGTTGCCGGCCATCGTGCTGGGCACGGTGCCGCTGGCGGTGATCGCGCGGATGACGCGCTCCAGCATGCTGGAGGTGCTGCGCGAGGACTATGTGCGCACCGCCCGGGCCAAGGGCCTGTCGCCGGTGCGCGTGGTGTTTGTGCACGCGCTGCGCAATGCACTGGTGCCGGTGGTCACGGTGATAGGCCTCCTGGTCGGCACCCTGCTTGGCGGTGCCGTGCTGACCGAAACCATCTTCTCCTGGCCCGGCGTCGGCAAATGGCTGATCGACGCGATCAGCCGCCGCGACTATCCCGTCGTGCAGGGCGGCATCCTGATCTCCGCGACCCTGGTCATCATCGTCAATCTGTTGGTGGACCTGCTCTATGGCTGGATCAACCCGAGGATCCGCCATGCCAAATAGTCAAATGCCCAGCGACGCGGCCAAGCAGGGCCCGGTGCTGAATGCCATGGGCAACAACGAGCCGCTGGCGCCGCTGCCTTCGGGCCTGGCCGACTTCTGGCGCAGCTTCTCGTCCAACCGGGGCGCGCTGCTGGGCCTGGTCTTCTTCGTCATCGTCGTGCTGTGCGCGCTGCTGGCCGACGTGCTCGCCCCCTACAGCCCGATCGAGCAGTACCGCGATGCACTGCTGACGCCGCCCATCTGGGGCGCAGGCACCAGCCGCTTCTGGCTGGGCACCGACGACATCGGCCGCGACATGCTGTCGCGCCTGCTGCATGGCGCGCGGCTGTCGCTGAGCATAGGTCTGGTGGCTGTGATCCTGTCGATGCTGCCGGGCATTGCGCTGGGCCTGCTGGCGGCCTTCTTCCCGAACAAGCTGGGCACGGTGATACTGCGCCTGATGGACGTGATGCTGGCCCTGCCCAGCCTGCTGCTGGCGATTGCCGTTGTCGCCGTGCTGGGCCCGGGCCTGGTCAACACCATGCTGGCCATCGCCCTGGTCAGCATCCCCGGCTATGTGCGCCTGGTGCGCGCCTCGGCCATGTCCGAACTGGCCAAGGACTATGTGATCGCCTCGCGCCTGG
It contains:
- a CDS encoding ABC transporter permease subunit codes for the protein MLSFFLKRLGLVIPTFIGITLLAFSLIHLIPGDPVQVMAGERRLDPAFYAETLHRLGLDRPLYEQYGLYLWKALHLDLGESFVTHEGVWSEFLKLFPATVELAFCALLFATVVGLLAGVLAAIKRGTILDHGVMGISLTGFSMPIFWWGLLLIMFFSVAMRDIAPDFALPVSGRMALEFDITPRSGFMLIDAWLSGEAGAFKSALSHLVLPAIVLGTVPLAVIARMTRSSMLEVLREDYVRTARAKGLSPVRVVFVHALRNALVPVVTVIGLLVGTLLGGAVLTETIFSWPGVGKWLIDAISRRDYPVVQGGILISATLVIIVNLLVDLLYGWINPRIRHAK
- a CDS encoding ABC transporter permease subunit, translated to MGNNEPLAPLPSGLADFWRSFSSNRGALLGLVFFVIVVLCALLADVLAPYSPIEQYRDALLTPPIWGAGTSRFWLGTDDIGRDMLSRLLHGARLSLSIGLVAVILSMLPGIALGLLAAFFPNKLGTVILRLMDVMLALPSLLLAIAVVAVLGPGLVNTMLAIALVSIPGYVRLVRASAMSELAKDYVIASRLAGAGTLRLMFDTVLPNCMAPVIVTATLGFSDAILTAAALGFLGLGAQPPMPEWGTMLASARDYIERANWVVTLPGLAILSTVLAINLMGDGLRDALDPRLKKLS